From Ignisphaera aggregans DSM 17230, the proteins below share one genomic window:
- a CDS encoding flavin reductase domain protein FMN-binding (COGs: COG1853 Conserved protein/domain typically associated with flavoprotein oxygenase DIM6/NTAB family~InterPro IPR002563~KEGG: tle:Tlet_0840 flavin reductase domain-containing protein~PFAM: flavin reductase domain protein FMN-binding~SPTR: A8F5H2 Flavin reductase domain protein FMN-binding~PFAM: Flavin reductase like domain), whose amino-acid sequence MKDLDIFEALDLIPYPLAIVTAGDPKAVGKRGGMTVAWLTRVSWNPPLIGVAIAPTRFTYELIREYKAFAVHIVSKKLENLAYGVFGSRSGRDIDKFSASGIEPIEGRKIKAPIIPLSPVILECEYVDEFRTGDHVFIVGRVVDAYKGIDENPLTFYRGASAEVKSI is encoded by the coding sequence ATGAAGGATCTAGATATATTTGAAGCACTAGATCTAATACCATATCCATTAGCTATAGTAACAGCTGGAGATCCAAAGGCAGTGGGTAAGAGAGGGGGTATGACAGTTGCATGGCTAACAAGAGTCTCATGGAATCCACCACTAATAGGCGTAGCCATAGCACCAACAAGATTTACATATGAATTGATTAGAGAATACAAAGCATTTGCAGTCCATATAGTCTCTAAAAAACTTGAGAACCTCGCCTATGGAGTCTTTGGATCTAGAAGTGGAAGGGATATAGATAAATTTAGTGCCTCGGGAATAGAGCCAATAGAGGGAAGAAAGATAAAAGCTCCAATAATACCATTATCACCTGTGATATTAGAATGTGAATATGTAGATGAATTTAGAACAGGAGACCACGTATTTATAGTTGGAAGAGTTGTTGATGCATATAAAGGAATAGATGAGAATCCATTAACATTCTATAGAGGAGCTAGTGCTGAGGTTAAATCAATATAA
- a CDS encoding Uncharacterized conserved protein UCP016666 (COGs: COG4697 conserved hypothetical protein~InterPro IPR016675~KEGG: smr:Smar_1116 hypothetical protein~PFAM: Uncharacterised conserved protein UCP016666~SPTR: B5IQR6 Putative uncharacterized protein~PFAM: Uncharacterized protein conserved in archaea (DUF2139)), which produces MSNLLSNIDMIYPPRYGPEWGSGGIFGLKYYRGTLYFTLAFEAIAHFVRDDGIRIYRYEYVGPLPTSGGDTYNAVDTVDDEIFFGGWVHAPAIYSGRRDGRRATISFTNKYSHVHKYNISEDSITLLWKEGLHHETDWVGEVSEIVYDPINDRLLLARADGMKNLGVYQIDRKGGNYKQLSSIPAMKGSLFYDHVCFDMFPDWINGVNGIQCIDLIENRVRYIEFGDVSKMSVDGGGVEWRLTGASISAYGRFFLFVRGGIFIGNPIDEGIEPIRFVRLFDFGLSGYNARRTMAKPFGGGILIPYNAYTEAIIYPTNEVEEKLKLATNTIVGPSILLYISPPIAKIIGVFGARITGIEVIDNKLLLAVNTMANTGRYDALPIDAGFRGFLTLNHDVINRDPPSIRFKILGVQVGNRVFGGIPLTGYREPILKIYAKKGNKLYIYEYDLSLPLDESRIDSYNISAGRNVIELNGYRNSIVAFKLHDEDSSSRIIIDLL; this is translated from the coding sequence ATGAGCAATCTTCTAAGTAATATAGATATGATTTATCCTCCAAGATATGGTCCGGAATGGGGAAGTGGGGGAATATTTGGATTAAAGTATTATAGAGGGACATTGTATTTCACACTAGCTTTTGAAGCTATAGCACATTTTGTTAGAGATGATGGTATAAGAATATATAGATATGAATATGTAGGACCTTTACCAACATCTGGTGGAGATACATATAATGCTGTAGATACTGTAGATGATGAGATATTCTTTGGTGGATGGGTTCATGCACCAGCGATATATAGTGGGAGAAGAGATGGGCGTAGAGCAACTATATCATTTACCAATAAGTATAGCCATGTACATAAGTATAATATATCCGAGGATAGTATAACTCTACTCTGGAAGGAGGGGCTACACCACGAAACTGACTGGGTTGGAGAAGTATCAGAAATAGTATATGACCCCATAAATGATAGACTACTTCTAGCTAGAGCAGATGGCATGAAAAATCTAGGGGTTTATCAAATCGATAGAAAAGGTGGTAACTATAAGCAACTATCTTCTATTCCAGCTATGAAAGGCTCATTATTCTATGACCATGTATGTTTCGATATGTTTCCGGATTGGATTAATGGAGTAAATGGTATTCAATGTATTGATTTGATTGAGAATAGAGTTAGGTATATAGAATTTGGTGATGTTTCAAAGATGAGTGTTGATGGTGGAGGAGTTGAATGGAGATTAACAGGAGCAAGTATTAGTGCTTATGGAAGATTCTTTCTATTTGTTAGAGGAGGTATATTTATAGGTAATCCTATAGATGAGGGTATAGAGCCAATAAGATTTGTAAGACTGTTTGACTTCGGTTTATCAGGATATAATGCTAGAAGAACTATGGCTAAACCTTTTGGGGGAGGCATATTAATTCCATACAATGCATATACAGAAGCAATAATATATCCTACAAATGAAGTAGAAGAAAAGTTAAAACTTGCTACAAATACCATAGTTGGGCCAAGTATATTGCTCTATATATCACCTCCTATAGCAAAGATTATAGGGGTTTTTGGAGCAAGAATAACAGGGATTGAAGTCATTGATAATAAACTACTTCTAGCTGTGAATACTATGGCTAATACTGGAAGATATGATGCACTACCGATAGATGCTGGATTTAGAGGATTTTTAACCCTGAACCACGATGTTATCAACAGAGATCCCCCATCTATAAGATTTAAGATACTTGGTGTACAGGTAGGAAATAGAGTTTTTGGAGGTATTCCACTTACCGGGTATAGAGAACCTATATTGAAGATATATGCAAAGAAAGGTAATAAGCTGTATATATATGAATACGACCTATCGTTGCCCCTCGATGAATCTAGGATTGATAGTTATAATATATCTGCAGGGAGGAATGTGATAGAATTGAACGGATATAGAAATAGTATTGTAGCATTTAAACTTCATGATGAGGATAGTTCATCTAGGATAATAATAGATTTGTTGTAA
- a CDS encoding hypothetical protein (KEGG: sin:YN1551_0431 hypothetical protein~SPTR: C3NL82 Putative uncharacterized protein), which produces MGVILKKNCCGRIHSWGIRVTNGAKHGVININLSYYKDEKTSTINIYPIPVPRKAYILIEPEENATLEIHYFVENQYRLLEESELKGNKLNIIPINIERSVVKPILKNCKNISIAKAKIIF; this is translated from the coding sequence ATGGGGGTAATACTGAAAAAGAATTGTTGTGGGAGGATACATTCATGGGGTATAAGAGTGACTAATGGAGCAAAACATGGTGTTATCAATATAAATCTAAGTTATTACAAGGATGAGAAAACCTCAACTATAAACATTTATCCTATACCTGTACCAAGAAAAGCATATATATTGATAGAACCTGAAGAAAATGCAACCCTAGAAATACATTACTTTGTAGAGAATCAATATAGATTATTAGAAGAATCAGAATTGAAAGGCAATAAACTTAACATTATTCCAATAAACATAGAAAGATCAGTAGTAAAGCCTATTCTCAAAAACTGTAAGAATATTAGTATTGCAAAAGCAAAGATAATATTCTAA
- a CDS encoding PHP domain protein (COGs: COG0613 metal-dependent phosphoesterase (PHP family)~InterPro IPR004013:IPR003141~KEGG: cpy:Cphy_3024 phosphotransferase domain-containing protein~PFAM: PHP domain protein~SMART: phosphoesterase PHP domain protein~SPTR: C0CX52 Putative uncharacterized protein~PFAM: PHP domain), protein MSMEKGHWVKAALHCHTLNSDGLLSPENVVEFYRSRGYGVIAITDHGKITRVSKYHDILLLPSTEISIGRSLSGEPFHVLGINIEDEIFKARNVQEVIDIIKELKGIAIIAHPYWSSLGIEELISLKNYLAIEVYNGGCDIETSKGFSSIYWDVILSNKKMVYGIAVDDSHRYIYPPIDADTGWIWIELNDFNDSNFYKAFINGRFYSSMGPKLYFLNIDSNWIESRFTPSKRVNIVSNNGKGLSIDITTIRSIISLDKEKKSLETIGINRIDINNEGETTKIWIEGNIVKGIIQLDNNGITYIKLNSSRNERYIRLEIIDNNGRYAWSNPIFLQ, encoded by the coding sequence ATGTCTATGGAGAAGGGTCACTGGGTTAAGGCAGCACTCCATTGTCATACATTAAATTCTGATGGATTACTGTCACCAGAGAATGTTGTTGAATTTTATAGATCCAGAGGTTATGGAGTAATAGCTATAACAGATCATGGTAAAATAACTAGGGTTTCTAAATATCACGACATACTTTTATTGCCTAGCACTGAAATTTCTATTGGAAGAAGTTTGTCTGGAGAACCTTTTCATGTCTTAGGTATAAATATTGAGGATGAGATATTTAAAGCTAGGAATGTACAAGAAGTTATTGATATAATTAAAGAATTGAAAGGAATTGCAATTATAGCTCATCCTTATTGGAGTAGCCTAGGAATAGAAGAACTTATATCATTAAAGAATTATTTAGCTATAGAGGTATACAATGGTGGTTGTGATATTGAGACTTCTAAGGGATTTTCATCTATCTATTGGGATGTTATACTCTCTAATAAAAAGATGGTCTATGGCATAGCTGTTGATGATTCTCATAGATATATTTATCCTCCAATTGATGCAGATACAGGATGGATTTGGATAGAACTTAATGATTTTAATGATTCTAATTTCTATAAAGCTTTTATAAATGGAAGGTTTTACTCTTCTATGGGACCAAAGTTATATTTCCTTAATATCGATAGTAATTGGATTGAATCTAGATTTACACCTTCTAAGAGAGTTAATATTGTGTCCAATAATGGCAAAGGATTATCCATAGATATTACTACTATACGATCTATAATCAGTCTTGATAAAGAAAAGAAAAGTTTAGAAACTATAGGAATAAATAGAATAGATATCAATAATGAAGGTGAGACTACAAAGATATGGATAGAAGGCAATATAGTTAAAGGTATAATACAGCTTGATAACAATGGAATTACATATATAAAATTGAACTCATCTAGAAATGAGAGGTATATTCGTCTAGAAATAATTGACAATAATGGTAGATATGCTTGGAGTAACCCTATATTCTTACAATAA
- a CDS encoding PfkB domain protein (COGs: COG0524 Sugar kinase ribokinase family~InterPro IPR011611:IPR002173~KEGG: cpe:CPE1531 fructokinase~PFAM: PfkB domain protein~SPTR: B1RGP4 Fructokinase~PFAM: pfkB family carbohydrate kinase): MKDIEVFCIGELLVDVIPKNIGRYYEGFEFEIHFGGAPANVCVGISRLNHRSGVIAAVGNDPFGDFLIEFLRNEGVDTRYIVRKNLRTTLAFVILKEMGERDFFFYAKPWNTTAFTELSLSDISIDSILEARVIHTSGVSTAFEPISNVIRDVFIAGYRRGIVTSFDPNYRDDIWGSGEKALKVMDEYLSYTKLLSMGMEEVEKMFRASDYRKLAKDLISMYQGMEIVAIRRGSRGAYVYTRKGEEIEIPAYKINPIDTTGAGDAWTAAFIVYHILESKDLETSVRYANAAGALKCLKRGAVTGFPMRKDLEEFIAKNIVE; encoded by the coding sequence GTGAAGGATATAGAGGTTTTTTGTATAGGAGAACTACTTGTAGATGTAATACCTAAGAATATTGGAAGATACTATGAAGGATTTGAATTCGAGATTCATTTTGGTGGTGCTCCCGCAAATGTATGTGTAGGAATTTCAAGACTCAATCATAGATCAGGTGTTATAGCTGCTGTAGGTAATGATCCTTTTGGTGATTTCTTAATAGAATTCCTTAGGAATGAGGGTGTTGATACTAGATATATTGTGAGAAAGAACTTAAGAACAACTTTAGCTTTTGTAATTCTTAAGGAGATGGGGGAAAGAGATTTCTTTTTCTATGCTAAGCCATGGAATACAACAGCTTTTACAGAACTATCACTATCTGATATATCTATAGATAGTATTTTAGAGGCTAGAGTTATTCATACATCTGGAGTATCAACAGCATTTGAACCTATATCAAATGTAATTAGAGATGTTTTTATTGCTGGGTATAGAAGGGGTATTGTAACATCTTTTGATCCAAATTATAGGGATGATATATGGGGGAGTGGTGAAAAAGCTTTAAAAGTTATGGATGAATATCTTAGCTATACAAAGCTATTATCTATGGGTATGGAAGAAGTAGAGAAAATGTTTAGAGCTAGTGACTATAGAAAACTTGCAAAAGATCTTATATCTATGTATCAAGGTATGGAGATAGTCGCAATAAGAAGAGGGTCTAGAGGGGCATATGTATATACAAGAAAAGGTGAAGAGATAGAGATACCTGCATATAAGATTAACCCTATAGATACAACAGGTGCAGGTGATGCATGGACAGCAGCATTTATAGTGTACCACATATTGGAATCAAAAGATCTAGAAACTTCAGTTAGATATGCAAATGCTGCAGGTGCACTAAAATGTCTAAAGAGAGGTGCAGTAACAGGTTTTCCAATGAGGAAAGATTTAGAAGAGTTCATTGCTAAGAATATTGTTGAATAA
- a CDS encoding Prephenate dehydratase (COGs: COG0077 Prephenate dehydratase~InterPro IPR001086:IPR002912:IPR018528~KEGG: gsu:GSU2608 chorismate mutase/prephenate dehydratase~PFAM: prephenate dehydratase; amino acid-binding ACT domain protein~PRIAM: Prephenate dehydratase~SPTR: Q749Y4 Chorismate mutase/prephenate dehydratase~PFAM: Prephenate dehydratase; ACT domain), producing MGVESRDVETLMNSLDVIDRELIELMIKRIELLRRLIDIAGVKRFSEMLGSLHRNLILLGRNQGLDEDYISIISSYINGLAVKMLKPLRVSFLGPRASFSEEAVMKIFGDMGVELLPQPSIREVFRSVEEGDSDYGVVPIENSIEGSVGETIDHLVSTKLFICGETELRIKLNLIARPGTRLEDIKVVLSHPHALAQCRNFIETRLKGVKIEARSSTSEAVREAVESYGVAAIGSEYAAKLYGGEILVSGIEDYRDNFTRFIVIGRNILDRGIGLKTSLIFATSNIPGALYRALEPFAIRGINLTKIESRPIKGRPWEYMFYVEFEGSINEERCAKAVDELKNRTTFLKILGTYKRIP from the coding sequence ATGGGTGTAGAGAGCAGAGATGTTGAAACTCTTATGAATAGTCTAGATGTTATTGATAGAGAGTTGATAGAGTTAATGATTAAGAGAATTGAATTATTGAGAAGGTTAATAGATATTGCAGGAGTTAAACGGTTTAGTGAGATGCTAGGTAGTTTGCATCGCAATTTAATATTGTTGGGTAGGAATCAAGGTCTCGATGAAGACTATATCTCTATAATATCTAGTTATATCAATGGCTTAGCTGTAAAGATGTTGAAACCTCTTAGAGTTTCTTTTCTAGGTCCTAGAGCATCATTTAGTGAGGAAGCAGTAATGAAGATATTTGGTGATATGGGTGTAGAGCTATTGCCTCAGCCATCTATAAGAGAGGTTTTTAGATCTGTTGAGGAGGGGGATAGTGACTATGGTGTTGTACCAATAGAGAATTCTATAGAGGGTAGTGTTGGTGAGACTATAGATCATCTAGTATCTACGAAGCTTTTTATATGTGGTGAAACTGAGCTTAGGATAAAGCTTAATCTTATAGCTAGACCAGGTACTAGGTTAGAGGATATAAAAGTTGTTCTTAGTCATCCTCATGCATTAGCACAGTGTAGAAACTTTATAGAGACAAGGCTCAAAGGTGTTAAAATAGAGGCGAGATCTAGTACTTCTGAAGCTGTTAGAGAAGCTGTTGAATCCTATGGCGTAGCAGCTATAGGTTCTGAATATGCTGCGAAACTATATGGTGGTGAAATTCTTGTTAGTGGGATTGAGGATTATAGAGATAACTTCACAAGGTTTATAGTGATAGGTAGAAATATCCTAGATAGAGGTATTGGATTAAAAACATCATTAATATTTGCTACATCTAATATTCCTGGAGCACTCTATAGAGCTTTAGAACCATTTGCTATAAGAGGTATAAACCTAACGAAGATCGAGTCAAGACCTATAAAAGGTAGGCCTTGGGAGTATATGTTCTATGTAGAGTTTGAGGGAAGTATAAATGAGGAGAGATGTGCTAAAGCAGTAGATGAGCTAAAGAATAGAACAACATTCCTAAAGATATTGGGAACCTATAAAAGAATTCCTTAA
- a CDS encoding Xylose isomerase domain protein TIM barrel (COGs: COG4952 sugar isomerase~InterPro IPR012307~KEGG: cma:Cmaq_0708 xylose isomerase domain-containing protein~PFAM: Xylose isomerase domain protein TIM barrel~SPTR: A8MCN8 Xylose isomerase domain protein TIM barrel~PFAM: Xylose isomerase-like TIM barrel), producing the protein MARLDLSQLDRYIGFIKGEDIDRFLSEFNIKLASGTWAAGDFSDRFMRGGYNPDIDTSIVGQLKRIREAGFIAYVPIDVQFKDRNLRIDWSVVENVKSISRELELKPIALAMDISGVNMFKHGSIANPCEDLRKRALEVLTESMDIAKALGVDTVSFWPGQDGWDYSFEVNYGKMLKIFMNNLKELAIRAADRGLTLGIEAKVKEPREGNMIIPTSHASILMAKRINDELGKKVVGITIDYGHELMYAVEPAYTVYLAKEFDVPLLSIHINTAKTHSNDEDRVVGTGDLWQFIDFLYATVDIGFDGWYALDQFTYRMNPVEGLRKSKLFFVNAYKKALLLYRYRDELEKLREEADQGKILEFVGEIIYSK; encoded by the coding sequence ATGGCTAGATTAGATCTAAGTCAGTTGGATAGATATATAGGGTTTATAAAGGGGGAGGATATAGATAGATTCTTAAGCGAATTCAATATAAAACTTGCTTCAGGTACATGGGCTGCAGGAGATTTTTCAGATAGGTTTATGAGAGGGGGATATAATCCTGATATAGATACTAGTATTGTTGGACAACTGAAGAGAATTAGAGAAGCAGGGTTTATAGCATATGTTCCTATAGATGTACAGTTTAAGGATAGAAATCTCAGGATAGATTGGAGTGTTGTAGAGAATGTTAAGAGTATTTCTAGGGAGCTTGAATTAAAACCTATAGCTCTAGCTATGGATATATCTGGTGTCAATATGTTTAAGCATGGGAGTATTGCAAATCCCTGCGAAGATCTTAGAAAGAGGGCATTAGAGGTATTGACAGAGTCTATGGATATAGCCAAGGCATTGGGTGTAGATACAGTATCTTTCTGGCCTGGTCAAGATGGATGGGATTATAGTTTTGAGGTAAATTATGGAAAGATGCTGAAGATATTTATGAACAATTTGAAGGAGTTAGCTATTAGAGCTGCTGATAGAGGTCTTACTCTAGGTATTGAGGCTAAGGTTAAGGAGCCTAGGGAAGGAAATATGATTATACCAACATCTCATGCTTCAATACTTATGGCTAAAAGGATAAATGATGAACTTGGTAAGAAGGTTGTAGGTATAACTATAGATTATGGACATGAGCTTATGTATGCTGTTGAACCTGCATATACTGTCTATCTTGCTAAAGAATTTGATGTGCCTTTGCTATCAATACATATAAATACAGCAAAGACGCATAGCAATGATGAGGATAGAGTTGTTGGAACAGGAGATCTATGGCAATTTATAGACTTTCTATATGCAACTGTAGATATAGGATTCGATGGATGGTATGCATTAGACCAATTTACATATAGGATGAACCCTGTAGAGGGATTGAGGAAGTCAAAGCTATTCTTTGTAAATGCATATAAAAAAGCATTACTATTGTATAGATATAGAGATGAATTAGAGAAACTTAGAGAAGAAGCAGACCAGGGAAAGATTCTAGAGTTTGTTGGAGAAATTATCTATAGCAAATAG
- a CDS encoding conserved hypothetical protein (KEGG: cma:Cmaq_0468 hypothetical protein~SPTR: A8MBX0 Putative uncharacterized protein): protein MKTSDGERFEGCDASEYFEFTWDEYEYLKFKKGIYRKPKDIVTISLRSRETFDYGLFQFIAKLPKWIFAEDSPMLWFGFEVDDLFA, encoded by the coding sequence GTGAAAACATCTGATGGAGAAAGATTTGAAGGATGTGATGCTAGTGAGTATTTTGAGTTTACTTGGGATGAATATGAATATCTAAAGTTTAAGAAGGGTATATATAGAAAGCCAAAGGATATAGTAACCATTTCATTGAGGTCAAGAGAAACATTTGACTATGGACTCTTTCAATTTATAGCTAAGCTACCAAAATGGATCTTTGCTGAAGATTCTCCAATGCTTTGGTTTGGATTTGAGGTAGATGATCTTTTTGCATGA